The Syntrophales bacterium nucleotide sequence AACAAATCGCCAAGGAAATGGGAATATCCCTGTCCTCTCTCTACGCCAAACTCAAATCCTACGGTATAAAAAAAGAAAAAAGCTAAATTCCATTTTCTCGGAAACTTAAACCACATTGTTCTAGAAAACTAAAAATCATTGTTTCAATTAGTATTTTTGCCACTTAAGGTGGAGCATTTCCCTTTTCTTTTTAAGAAAATCGGAAACTGATAGCGTTCATCGAATGTGAACTTCTCTCGGGCCTGAGTGCCTCAAAAAAATTACTCAAAAAAATCAAATACTTCTCTTTACCAAACGTCCGGGTAATACCCGAATTTGGTGGCGCCGGTGTCGTTTTTATTTGGCACAGCCGTTGCTCTGACGAAAGAACGACCTGACGCAGTACAGTCGGGGGAAATCTATAAGGAGGAATAGCAAAATGGCACTACTCGGCCTTATAACAATGATAGCTCTTTTGGCGGTGATACTTACAAAAAGACTAACACCACTGGCGGCTCTTATTGCAGTTCCAATCATTGGTGCCCTCGTAGGTGGTTTTGGCGTAATTTCCCTGGGTAAATTTATCGTTCAAGGAATACAAAATATTGCGCCAGTTGTGGCTATGTTTATTTTCGCCATAATATTTTTTGGGGTTTTAACGGACGCAGGCATGTTCGATCCAATAATCGAAAGGATTTTGCGGATCGTAGGAAACAATCCTACAAAAATAGTTGTTGGAAGTGCCTTGCTGGCTATGTTAGTTCACCTCGATGGATCGGGAGCGGTTACCTTTCTCATCACCCTGCCACCGTTAATACCTCTATACGAGAAACTCAAAATGGACAAAAGGGTCCTGGCATGCGTTGTTGCCCTTGGAGCAGGGACTATGAACATCGTCCCGTGGGGAGGCCCAACCCTGAGGGCAGCTACGTCACTGCAAGTTTCTGTCACTGATCTCTACAATCCCGTGATACCCGCTCAACTGTGTGGTCTCCTGTTTGTACTGTTGGTTGCTTTTTGGCTGGGGAGAAGGGAGGCAAAGCGTCTTGGAGCTTTTGAAGTTAATGGGATGCCGGATATCGAATATAAAAGGGAATTGACAGAGGAAGAAAAAGCTCTGAGAAGGCCGAAACTTTTTTGGTTCAACATAGCTTTGACCTGCTTTGTGATTGCAGGGTTGATTTGGGGCAAAGTTTCTCCCGCGGTGGTTTTCATGGTTGGTGCTACACTGGCACTTGTCGTTAATTATCCAAACATAAGCATCCAGCGACAGCGAGTGGATGCCCATGCCAAGGCGGCACTCATGATGGCAAGTATTCTTCTGGCCGCGGGATCGTTGATGGGCATTATGAAAGGAACGGGCATGATTACTGCTATGGCCAAGTCGGCGGTTCAGTTTGTACCTCAAGGTTTCGCAACCCATATACCTGTCATTATGGCCCTTGTGTCTATGCCCCTGAGTTTGTTGTTCGACCCAGATTCTTTCTACTTCGGTTTTCTCCCCGTTGTAGCAGAGGTAGCTAAAGCGGCAGGTGTCCCTGTTCTCCAGGTAGGACAGGCAGCGATTATAGGTCAAATGACAACAGGATTTCCTATAAGTCCACTTACCCCATCGACGTTCTTGCTCCTGGGTATGACTAATGTTGACTTGGGAGAACACCAAAAGTTTACATTCATCTACGCTTATTTAACGACATTAGTGATGGCAATTGTTTCCGTACTGTTAGGTCTATATCCCCTTTGATAGGAGGTCTTTATGAAAGCGGTGAGAATTGGATCAGGTGCAGGGTATTCGGGAGACCGTATAGAGCCAGCGGTTGAGCTGGCGGAGAAAGGAGACATCCAATACCTTGTTTTCGAGTGTCTCGCTGAGCGAACGATAGCAATTGCCCAGCAGACAAAGATGCGGGACCCTCAAGGGGGATATGATCCTCTACTTGTGGAGCGTATGGAGACCTGTCTTCCCATCTGTAAAATGAATAATGTGAGGATAATCACCAATATGGGAGCGGCTAATCCTATAGCTGGTGCAAAAAAAATCAAGGAAGTAGCGACACGCCTGAATATAAGAAACCTCAAGATTGCCGCCGTTACAGGAGATGACGTATTGGACATAGTACGTAAGGGAGAGTTCCCCATTCAGGAAACCGGTGAGCTATCCTCAAATTTAAGGGAGTCAATAATCTCTGCCAATGCCTATCTAGGGGCGGAATGCATCGTTGAGGCGCTTAAAAACGGTGCCGATGTGGTAATTACCGGTCGGGTGGCGGATCCGGCGCTGTTTATTGCACCGGCCATCCACACATTCGGATGGGATATGACGGATTGGGATCTTCTAGGACAAGCTACTGTTATGGGGCATCTCCTTGAATGTGCGGGTCAAATCACAGGAGGATACTTTGCCGATCCTGGCTATAAAGATGTGCCGGCGTTAGCGAGGCTCGGTTTTCCCCTAGCTGAAGTATATGAAGATGGTAGTTTTATCGTTACCAAGGTTTCTGAATCGGGTGGTTTGGTGACCTTAGCCACTTGTAAAGAACAGTTGTTTTACGAAATTCATGACCCCACAGCATACGTTACCCCTGATGTTATAGCTGATTTCTCAGAAGTTCAGTTGGAGGAAATAGGGAAAGATTGTGTGCGGGTTACAGGAGGTAAAGGGAAACCAAGACCAGAAATGCTTAAGGTTTCTATTGGATACCTTGATGGATATATCGGTGAAGGTCAGATAAGCTACGGTGGACCCGGCGCAGTGGCCCGTGGTCAGCTGGCATTAGAGATAGTATTGGAAAGACTAAAGATCACAGGGGTGCAGTACGAGGAAATAAAAAGTGAACTGATAGGTTTAAACTCGCTCCACGGAAACAAAATATCCAGCGGTTATAATCCTTATGAAGTGAGGGTCCGTGTTGCCGCAAG carries:
- a CDS encoding citrate:proton symporter encodes the protein MALLGLITMIALLAVILTKRLTPLAALIAVPIIGALVGGFGVISLGKFIVQGIQNIAPVVAMFIFAIIFFGVLTDAGMFDPIIERILRIVGNNPTKIVVGSALLAMLVHLDGSGAVTFLITLPPLIPLYEKLKMDKRVLACVVALGAGTMNIVPWGGPTLRAATSLQVSVTDLYNPVIPAQLCGLLFVLLVAFWLGRREAKRLGAFEVNGMPDIEYKRELTEEEKALRRPKLFWFNIALTCFVIAGLIWGKVSPAVVFMVGATLALVVNYPNISIQRQRVDAHAKAALMMASILLAAGSLMGIMKGTGMITAMAKSAVQFVPQGFATHIPVIMALVSMPLSLLFDPDSFYFGFLPVVAEVAKAAGVPVLQVGQAAIIGQMTTGFPISPLTPSTFLLLGMTNVDLGEHQKFTFIYAYLTTLVMAIVSVLLGLYPL
- a CDS encoding DUF1446 domain-containing protein, coding for MKAVRIGSGAGYSGDRIEPAVELAEKGDIQYLVFECLAERTIAIAQQTKMRDPQGGYDPLLVERMETCLPICKMNNVRIITNMGAANPIAGAKKIKEVATRLNIRNLKIAAVTGDDVLDIVRKGEFPIQETGELSSNLRESIISANAYLGAECIVEALKNGADVVITGRVADPALFIAPAIHTFGWDMTDWDLLGQATVMGHLLECAGQITGGYFADPGYKDVPALARLGFPLAEVYEDGSFIVTKVSESGGLVTLATCKEQLFYEIHDPTAYVTPDVIADFSEVQLEEIGKDCVRVTGGKGKPRPEMLKVSIGYLDGYIGEGQISYGGPGAVARGQLALEIVLERLKITGVQYEEIKSELIGLNSLHGNKISSGYNPYEVRVRVAARTKTFKDAVRIGNEVETLYTNGPAGGAGAWKNVREVLAIVSTFIPRSLVNYSINYEEVL